GGGCCTGTGCTCTGGCTTCGCAAGAGTGGCCCCTCGCGCTGAGAGGGCCGCCTGTGggctgggcagagaggagggcGTCCCTGGCTGGCAGCCTGCTGCACAGCACAAGGGGGATCCGGAGCGGGGGAAAGGTCCCGGCTCCCTCCCCGGACGTTGGCGCAGACGCAAAGCAAGACTCAGGTCTGACGTGGGCGagccttccctgggggctccgTGGTGACCACtggcctgcgatgcaggagatgtaggttcgacccctgggttgggaagatcccctggagaaggcaatgacgaCCCACTCTggtacgcttgcctggagaatcccgtggacagaggagcccggagggctgcagttcgtggggtcgccgacagtcagacacagctgagcagctaaaccaccaccaccatgggaGAACGCTCAGGACAGTGTAGACACTGGATCAGACGGCTGACGGCTCACGGGCTGGTCTCGGCAGACGGAGCCTCTGTTTCTCATCCTTAAAGTGGGAGCAGTGTTCCCACCCCACAGACTGGGGAGACTGCAAATGCGCCCAGCGTCCTGCTCAGAGAAGGGAAACACACCGGCGTGTAGCTGGGAGCCCCAGAGGCCAGCGTGGGCGGTAGGGGCGCAGAACCTCGCGGGCAGGTGTACGGCCGGCGCTGGCCCAGCAGATGCGTTCCCAGGGTGGCGCAGCGTCTGCCGTCCGCCCACGGGGGCCCTTCCTTCCTCGAGGTGGAACCAGGTTGAGGAAAACCACAGGCATCGGGATGGTAGCGGGAGCTGGGCAGGGTCCCCTTCCCGAGGGTCCGCGGAGCCGAGGAGGGGCTAGGACCCAGGCCACAGGAGCTTTACTAGCGCTTTACTGTGACCTCCAACCTTGGCCGGAGCCGTCCAGCTTCCCCTGCGCTTCCTTCAGGCATCGGCCAGCTCCTCTGCAGGGCGGGAAAGGTGGCGAGGGGTGGACCGCCAGGCTGCGGGCACTGCCTGGCCCCCGGCCTCCCGGGGCGACTCCCACCTGAAGTGGGAGTAAGGCTCCACGCAGGGTGCCAGCCCTGAGCCAGAGGTGGGGGCTGGTGTGACCCAGCTGCCTGCCTGGCCTGGCTCGGACCCGAGGGGGTGGCCACCCGGCCCCCTCACCTTGCCCAGCCCGGCTCCAGAAACCAGGCTCTTGTTCTTAAGACAAAGTCTTTCAGGAGTTCCCTCGAGGTCCAGTGATGAGGACTCTGAGATTCTCACTcccagggacctgggttcaatcactggtcaggaaactaagatcccacaagccattctgctagaaaaaacaaacaacaaaaccccTCTTCTAGTGATGAATTATCACTTCAAAAAAggattttgcttttataaactaTAGAATGGCTTACATCATTTATttatcacttcagtattcttaaagAGTCTGTGGCCCTGAGATGCCCGCCCCTAGGAGACTGCAGGTCTGGTTTAAGACACAGTGCAAGAGTGAACAGTGGAAATAATCCAACATATTTCGGAGTCTCTTTAACAAGGGATTTGACTTTCTGACCCTGTTTTCTCAGACTAGCAGAATCGCAGGGCCTAGACTTAGAATTGAGGGGCCATGAGGATTATCTAGTCCATCTGCTCGCTCCATAGGGACGTGCCTCTTCTCACACAGGGCTTTCTGCTCCAGCCTCCCCAGtcctgctccccccacctcctgcaccTATAAAGCACCCCTGACCATCCCTCCAAACCAGCCCCAGGCAGGGAAGTCCAGCATCTGGGCTCCGGGGCCCAGCGAGGCTGGCTTTGAATTTGGCCCTGTCGCGCCCTGGCTGTGAGACCCAGGGCAGGGTCCTCACCTCATCTATGCAGCAGCGCCGGAGGGTGCCTGGCCCCCATGGCTGCAAGCATGAGGCCTCAGCGGGTGTGGGCCTGGAGGACAAGAGCTGGTCCTGGGCACAGAGCCACGACCCCCGAGAGCAGGGCCGTCCTGTCCACCCACCCCCTGGCGTGTGCCCAGCCCCGGGCTCACGTGGGCACCGCCCCCTCATGTGACTCTGACCCGGGGGCTTGTCCGTCAGGACCATGGTTCTCCTGTGATCCGTCCGAAGATGCTGGTGCGTGGTGCCTGCAGGCTGCACGCGTTGAGGCTGGTGTTCCTCCCCTTGTCCTGCCCTTCCCGAGTGCTCCTCCCAGCTGCCCAGCCCTGGTCCATCTCCTGCGGCACGTCCGGCTCGCTGCCCCGTCCTGCTCCGTGCGCGGTGCCTCCAGCTGGACGTGGAGTCCTGGCCAGGGTGCAGAGCCCGCCGAGTTAGGGCAGCCTCCTCAGACTGCCCGGCTGTCTGGGTGTGGGTGCTCCCTGAGTCGGAGGAGCAGCAGGTCTTGGGCGTGGAGGACTGCAGGCGGAGGAGCCATGGGCGGGTAGCGGGGAGCTGACCGAGCGTTTGCCTGGGGCCGCTGGGGTGCGTAGTGGCCAGCAGACGTCTCTGGGGTGGGCGTCTTGGGAAAGTGTGGGCTTGACCCACAGCGAGAGCAGGTCTGAGCCCCTGTCCACTCTCCTCAGATGACCTGGACACGGAAGAGCTCCAGCTGGAGATGGGGGACCCCAGGCCACCCCCCGCTGTGCAGTGCAGCCCCGCTCCAGGTGAGAGGGCGCCTCGGGTCAGGAGggcaggccctggggcagggctgcTTCAGAATGCGAGGTCCCGCTGCTCAAAAGCCAGTATTCGAGGGGCAGGCCTGGGGGAAGGAACGTTTATTTCGGAGGCTGGCAACCAAGATGGTCGGGCGACGGCAGACTCGTGTCCAGAGGCTGACCTCCCCCGGACGTCGATCAGCGGGCAAGAGCTTCTGTAGGCGGAGGGAAGGGTGTGCCTGCAGAAACAGCGccgtcagctctgacagtcatcttgaaattggtcgtCAGTGCTTTGACCGGCATCATTGTCACTGTTTagaaaaaactgtttaaaaagtaGCTGGCACAGAAGCCTCCCAAAGTCCCAGGTCTCCTGGCAGCGTAATGAACAGGAGTCCAAGGTCAAAACAGTGAAGAATCAAAGCAACAGAGTGGTTTGATGACGGCCCCCAGAGAGAGAGGGAcaaggccaggcctccctgcccagggcAGGACCTGGCGGGCAGACCCCAGGACCAGCTGTCCTCCTGTGCTCTGCTCTCAGCGCCAACCGACTCCAGCGCAAGTGTGTGGCCGTGGAGCCTCCTCCCACTGGGACGGCACCATCCTGAGAAGCAGAGCCGGCCGCCCCCTCCCTCTGCGGGTTGGCCTGGCCTGTCCCACAGCAGGGCCCTGGCCACTCCGCCAGGCCGGCCTGTCCCGCTCTTGCTTCTGGATGCTGCTCCCCAGGGAGGGCCGCCCTGACGTGTTCCCACGGCCCATCTGTGCTGCCTCGGTGTGTGCTGGGCATGTCTCACGTGCCTGCCCCTCGGGTCCTGGGCCCGTGTCCACCCCCAGCAGCTCAGGGAAGAGGCCCGCTGGGTGTCAGCTCTGCCCCCGCCTGCCGGAGCCCTAGCGCAGACcgtgggcagagggcagagtggCCCGGCCTGGCTAGCGTCTGCCTCTCTCCTGCAGGCCCCTTCCAGCCCTGCGAGCACCTCTTCGAGAGCTGGGGCATCCGCCTGGCCGTGTGGGCCGTCGTGCTGCTGGCTCTGCTCTGCAACGGGCTGGTGCTGCTGAGCCTCTCCGCGGCCGGGCCTGGCCCGCTGCCCCCGACCAAGTTCGTGGTGGGGGCCCTCGCAGGGGCCAACGCGCTGACCGGCCTGTCCTGCGGCCTCCTGGCCTCCGTTGACGCGCTGACCTTCGGCCGGTTCTCCGAGTACGGTGCGCGCTGGGAGGCGGGCCCGGGCTGCCGGGCGGCGGGCTTCCTGGCCGTGCTGGGCTCCGAGGCGTCTGTGCTGCTGCTGAGCCTGGGCGCGGCGCACTGCAGCGCGGCCGCGGCCTGCGTGCAGGCCCGCAGGAAGGTGCTGGCCGCGGGCAGTGTGCGTGCGGGGGCCCTGGGCTGCCTGGCGCTGGCGGGGCTCCTGGCTGCCCTGCCGCTGGCCTCGGTGGGCGAGTACGGCGCCTCCCCGCTCTGCCTGCCGTACGCTCCGCCCGCCGGCCGGCCAGCCGCTCTGGGCTTCGCCGTGGCACTGGTGCTCCTGCACGCCGCCTGCCTCCTGGCGGCGGCCCTGGCCTGCATCGCGCTCTCCCGCGGCCTGCCCGCAGCCGGGCTGGAGGCTGCCTGGGCCTGCGCGGCCGTGCGCCACGTAGCCTGGCTCACCTTCGCCGACGGGCTCCTCTACTGCCCCGTGGCCTTCCTCAGCCTGGCGTCTGCGCTGGGCCTGCTGCCGGTGGCCCCTGAGGCCGGCAAGGCCGTCCTGCTCCTGGTGCTGCCCCTGCCCGCCTGCCTCAACCCTCTGGTCTACCTGCTTTTCAGCCCCCACTCCCGGGAGGACCTGCGGCGGCTCTGGCTCTGCCCGAGGGGCACCAGGCCCTGGGAGCCGAGCTCCTGCGACTCCACCCAGGCCCTGGTGGCCTTCCCTGACATGGAGCTCACTGCAGGGGCCTCCGAGACCCACGGCCTCCCCTCGGGTGCTCTTATCCCCTGCCAGCAGCCTGGGCGCTTCCAGCTGGAAGGCGGCCACGTTGCAGAACCGGAGGGAACCCAGTTTGGGAAGCAGCCATCCTCCAGGGATGGTGGACCACCTCAGGGGACCCTGGAGGCCTCACCAGCAGGCCGGGGCTGGGCAGGCGGTGGCGGCTTCCAGTCATCCAGCTTGGCCTCAAGCGTCTGAATGTCCTCCCCACTCCCGCCTGCCCCCTCCatggatgctgctgctgttatGCCCGCTGCCCGAATCCcccagcaggaagagagaagaccTCCCTGACAATGCAAcacgcaaaggaagggaaatttattgctgactcgagccagggcccctgctgctaccaacgcagtggtgcagagtcagagagccccgagccccagtttccacgcacatttatagggtgctcgatttcaaacgtgagcagtgggcagtgggcgcaagcggattggttacatgtttgcgaAGAAATTTTATTGGTACGAACTTTCGCGCGCGCGggactttccaggggaccttctcggaGGTTTACTGGGCGCGTCCTGATTAgctggtctctggtggcctgttgagggcagataattaccctaccctcgggagaaactgaaacttaggcctACTCTTAGTTCAGGGTGCCTGTCATGGTGCTAGTCTTAACAGTCTCACAGCTGCCACCTGTGAGATAAGTCAGGACGACTCAGTGTGAGCCGTGCAGACGACCCGCCCCAACCCTGCCGGTCGCCCCGCTCCCAGGCCGCTGCCCGTGGGTTCTCAGTCTCCCCTCAGTCCTGCTCTGGCCTCTTCCCTGTCACACTTGAGGCTGAGGACCTGAGGTCTGGATGTTTGTCACTTAAGGGAAGTGAGGGGAGCAGAAGacagtgctggggtgggggtggtggcccACGTGGCCCGGGGGAAGGTCAGGGTGGGGATGCCAGGGGCCGCCCCGAGCTCTATGCCGCGCAGGCCCTGAACGCACCCCTCACAAGACTCCTGTCAGCACCGGTTTTGGAAAACAGGTCACGGCGCCCCTTTCTCAGAGACCCGGGGAGAAGGCCTGTGTGCTGACGGGGCAGGAAAACCTGCTTTGACCGGGTCCCCAGTTCTTGACCAGCAGGTTCAGGGTTGCTTGTTTGGTTTTCATCGAGCAGCTACTAGCATCTCACAGATGAGCCCCCACCTCTCCCGGGGGCCCCCTCCTGCACCCTGTAGATACCACAGGAGGCCCCCTGTCCTGGGAGCTGGGGCTCAACCATGTTACCTCCCCGCCTCTCTTGTCCTGCCCTGAGAACACTGCAGAGTGGTTGCCCTGTGGTCCGTGGGGGGACGGTGAACGGCTCGcaggcaccagggaaacctctgCCCTCGGAAGACATGGGGTTCCTGGCCCCCCTGTGGCTCTGAGCTCCCCGCCGTGTTCTCTGCCTGCCGCCTTCTGCCACGAGCCCGGCCGTCCCCCCTGAGACCCCGGCCCTGCCCTCCCAGGGGTGCCCGGAGCCGCCAGTCAGCCCCAGGGACACATGTGATGTGTTGGGTTGCAGGAAGTGTCACACAGGCCCAGGTTCCTGGGCGCCCCAGATGGGCCAGGACCTTGAGTCTGTCCCTATGCGCCAGCTGCATGCCCTCCCCCCCCAAATGCAGGATGAGCAGTGGGAACTGGGGCTCGGGAGACAGGCGGCTCATCCCGGGCACCCCGCCATCTGTCACGTCCGGACAGGACAGAGGGCCCCCGATGATGCTGTCGGACGGGACGGCCCTGGCAAGGTCCTTCGAGTCTCGTGGCTGGGGGACTGCTGTCTCATAGCCCTGACAACCCCCACTGGTCCCCCAGTGGAAATCCTTGGAGGAGTCGCCAAGGCTGCCGGGCGGGCGAGCAGAGGAGCGAGGCTCCGCGGTGGAGCCGGCACATTTGACGTCTCGTTCTGAGTCCAGCTGAGGAGCCTGGACTCTGCTGGCTCTGGAGCAGACCTGCTGTCCCCGTGCCATAGGAGGGCCCGCCGGGCCCAGCAATGCCCGCAGGCACCGCCAGGGGTCAGCTGGGCAGGCGCGCGCCCTGGTCTCCCCACTGCCTGGGCTGATCCGGGGCTCTGTTTGGCGCAGAGACGGGTTGACTCCGGAGGGCCTCTCAGTTCTCCAAGATGCCCCAGGGGCAGATGACGCAGGGAGTATGGCTTTGGGAGCCTTGAGTCCAGGCCCCTCCTGTGTGCCCACCAGCTTCCAAAGTTGGAGCTGCTGCTTGGGGCCGGTCCCTGCAGGGCCCTTCCTGGGGTAGAGGTAGGGCTCCCAGCTGCAGGCTCAGCCCCAGGGTGTCCCCACCTCCACCTGCGCTCTGTTCCCGGCCAGCTGCCGTTGGCCAGGCCTCCACCTTGTGGTCAGAGGAAAGGTGTTTGCCACAAactgtttttattattcaaaagCTTTGCAGATGTTGTGtatgaatctttgtgaccccatagactatagctcatcaggctcctctgtccatgggattttccaggcaagaatactggagtgagttgccattcccttctccagaggatcttggccaccctgggattgaacccttgcctccTATGTAGGCAGGCGGACTctgcactgagccaccagggaaggccctgcagACGGACACTGACTCAAAAAGAGGTGAAGTCGAGTTTGTGTTCGGCCGGCTTTCTGTCAAGTTGGAGTGTTTCTCTTTGGTTCGCTGCTGTGGTCAGTGGAAGATTATATATTAGTCTATCATTGatcaaacaaaaaatcaaaagccGAGTAATCCAGTGCATGTAAAtgcatttatttgcattgatgaCGTCTTCCAAGACGGTGTTCGCAGAGCAGAGCCTGCCCTGGGGGCCGCAGTGGGGGCCGCACTGGCTCCTGCCGGCCGGGCCTCTGCGCGTCCTGCCTGCCACTCAGTGCCCCCCTGAGGGCCCCGGCTGCCACAGCCGATTCTCCTTGGCAGCTCTGTCCTCACCCCAGGAAGCCCCTCCTCGGGGCTGGGTGCAGGGCTGTGACTACGGAGCCTCAGGTTGGGCCTGCCCCTGGCCGACCTCCCCACCCGACCTTCGAAACTCATGGCTTGCCTGCTCCAAGCCAATGAGGACGAGCGAGTCAGTGAGGCCTTGGCGGTTCCGGGCTCTGTGCTGGCGCCTGCTGGGCCGGGTCCACATCCTGTGCtggcgggtgggggggggcatCAGGGAGCACCGCATCCGTCCCTGGGCCGCTGCCTCTCTCTGTGGGGCTGTGCCGGGTGGGTGGGCGGGTGAGAGCGGCTCTGAGATGGGGGTGTGAGCCTCCGCCCCCTCGACAGGCTCCTCCTGGATCCCTTTTACTCCTTCCTCTGGATGAGTAATACATGCGCATGTCCCGACGGCACGCATCTTTCTGACAGTCCCCTTCCCCGCCCCTCTTGCCGAGGCCCCAGACCCTGGCTGGTCAGGACTGGGGTGCTTTGCTCCTGCCTCGCTCCAGCGTCTCTTCTGCACCAACAACCTGCCTGTGCTCACAGCCCGGGTCCATGAAGGGCGCCCTCTGGTTTCTGCAGGACGGTGGCACTCTTCCCACCATGGAGCTGACCATCGCTTCACTTCCGCCCTCcgggcacttgggttgcttcagGATTTGCTCTTGCCCGCGGGGCTGCCGTGTGTGCCCTTGGACGCGGGTCCTCCGCGCCACGTGTCGGGCATCCTCCTGGTCCCTTTTCCAGGAGTGGAGCTGCCATGGGCAGCAGGCGGGATCGGACTCGCAGCCTCTCGGGTTACCACTCAGCTTGCTTGTCCCGGCAGAGCAGGGCTTTAGcgccttgggggggggggggggcgctgtccctgccccgcccctgccGAGTCCTCAGAGCCGCCCTGAGCATGCAGAGCTCGGGCAGGACGCCGGACCCATGCCGGCGAGTGGTGCTTCCTGGGCCGGGGTCTCCTGGACCCACGTTCAcgctccttctttccctccttcccaggCTGGGTGCGGGGCCTGGCCTTCCTCCCCCATcttctctcatcctctgcctgGGTCCCCTCTGCTTGTGAACTCAGAGACGGGGGCCTCCGGTGACTTCTGACTTCGCTATTTCTAGTGTTCAGGGCACAGGCTCTGTAGCCGTGACCAAGCCCATGGAGTGGACACAGCAGCAGATGGTGCAGGGTGTGTGTGCCACCAAGAACTGGCCGCAGCCCCTTCAGGGGATGGGTGAGGCATCCTGGGGCCGCCTCGTGGGTGGAGGCACTGCAGTCCGTGTGGAAGTGGGGGGACGGCGCAGGCCAGGGGGCTGGTGTGTGGCAATGGCGGGGCCACGTGGCTGCACGTGGCTTACAGAGAAGAGGTGTGTACAGGCCGAGGGGGTGATGCCCACAGCACTGGgggacaggagacaggagacagggCTTTCTCGGGCTCCAGGAGGAGGTACAATCTGGCTTTTATTAATACATCACCTGAAGAGCTTGCTGTTGCGAGAAGCGTGGACTGCAGAGTCAGGGCTGCAGGCCGGGGGATGAGGTTCCGGCCGTGATGGCCAGGCAGCTGAGACCTGCTGGAGGCCAGCTGCGGAGGGAGCTTGTGCTTTCCCGCAGTGACTCCAAGGCCATCTGGCTTCACACCGGGCCTGGCCCCCCGTCAGCACCGTGGAAACGGGCGTCTCCTGCCGCAGACGCTCGCTGTGGACAGGAAGCACGCGGCCCTGATGGCTGCTGGCAGCCCCTCCACGAGGGACAGTGCGGACAGCACGTGTGAGTGGGGCCCCCAACCCAGCCATGCAGACACCCGCCCCGCCCCAGTGTCAGCAGCTGTTCGGTTCCTACATATGAAGCTTCCTGGGTGATACACTAATGGCATCTGTAAGCCCCAGTTTGAGACACATGTGCCCTAGTACAGGACAGCAGGTGAGTTCCTGGGCCTGAATGACAGAACGGTAGCTGATTTGGAGAAGTGGTTTCAAGAATTCTGTAGGAGCTGGAAGTACATGAAGTGGGGACACGCAGAAAATCCACATTTCAGTTGATGCCGTCGTCTGTCACTGCGTCCGTGTCCTAAGGCAGGCCGCCATGAGTGCGGGGCGGTTCCACAGTGGAGGAAGAGAAATGGCTCGAGGGGCCCTCTGTGTGTCCTGAGCCCCGCCTGGCCTAGGACCACCAGGCTCAACACGGTGGGGTATGCAGCCTCCCTGCCTCGGCACCTCATTGCACCTCAGCTGACTTCTGCCCGAGTTCGCCTGCTCCATCGTCTAAATGAACAGTGAGGACAGGCCTGGGTCCGCCTGCTCCATCATCTGAACAGAACAGTGAGGACAGGCCCGGGTCCGCCTGCTCCATCATCTGAACAGAACAGTGAGGACAGGCCCGGGTCCGCCCACTCCATCATCTAAATTAACAGTGAGGACAGGCCCGAGTCTGCCTTCTCCATCATCTAAACTAACAGTGAGGACAGGCCCGGGTCCGCCTGCTCCGTCATCTAAACTAACAGTGAGGACAGGCCCGGGTCCACCCGCTCCGTCATCAACTAAGTGAGGACAGGCCTGGGTCCGCCCGCTCCATCATCTAAACAGAACAGTGAGGACAGGCCCGGGTCCGCCTGCTCCGTCATCTAAAGTAACAGTGAGGACAGGCCCGGGTCCGCCTGCTCCATCATCTGAACAGAACAGTAAGGACAGGCCTGAGGGCCCTGGCCAGTCTTGGGCAGGGACTAGAGCTTGGCACCTTAGTACCTGCCGTCAGATGAAGCTGCCAGGGACACAAGGGGTTGTGAAGACCCATGTGAATCTGTGTGATCATCACGTGATTTGTCTATTATCGTATCAGACatttggcacatagcaggtggTCACCAAGTACTTGTTGAATATGCAGTGTTGCGCCACAGTATTCTGATTAGCCATGTCAGCCACAGAGTGAAAGCCGCAAGCACCACTCACAGAAGGGTGATGGCCTTATCCCCGCAACACATTAAGACATCTGAAACCTAGAATCCTGGAAGCATGGCGGTCACCAAATGGTCTCTAAAGCTCCTTTAGACACATGTCCATCCTGTGTCCTGAGTGATGCTGGTAGGTTGGCAAAATAAAGGACGACTCTTCCAAATATCGTTAACACTCCTTCTGAACAGCTCTCTGGCCAGTTTGCTCCCAGGCACACATTCAGGATAAATGCATATTCAACATTAAATGACTATTTATTTTTCAggcttaaaagttttaaaatcaatatGCACAAGGTAAATAACTCTCCGAGAATCAATGTAGAGCAGAACACATAAATATACAAGGTCTGTTTCACAGGATACAACAATCACATCAAGTACAAAGAAAACATTCCCAAAATGTAGGCAAATTGGACCATCCCGGCAAAAACAGGCCAGGACAATCCCTAAACGTCAGGGCAAAACCTCTTTCCACCACTGCTcagctgcccagctttcctcttCTGTGTGGTGCTGGGTCCCTCTGAGCCACCCGCCTTGGGGGCGCTGCCAGGCGTCCCCTCCTCGTCTACCTGATAAGGAGCAGATGGGAAAGCATAGCACAGTTCACACCAAACACAGCTCACACTGAACATCTCCTGGGTTCACACCAAATATGCTTCACACTGTACTTCTGGGTTCACATGGAACATGGTTCACACCGAACACAGTTCACACTGAACTTCTGGGTTCACACCAAACACGGTTCACACTGAACATCTCCCGGATTCACACTGAACACGGTTCGCACGGAACTTCTCCGAGGTTCACACCGAACATGGTTCACACCAAACACGGTTCACAACAAACGTTCTCCTGGGGCCTCATTGCCTCCTCCTGGACATTCTCTCCAAAGCAGCTCCCATCCCCTGTGCCATTTATCCGTTAATTCTTCTCCCTACTGACACTAACGGCTACATGACCCTGTCTCAAGGAGGGGACAGCTCAGCAGACCCACGTGTGCTCATCATCGTCTCTGCTCCTGAAGTGTCTCCTTTGTTAAGTGAGGGAACTATCGATGTAAGCTGGGGGCatggctcctccctccctccatgtccactccctcccctcccacacccctgcccctccccgaGTCCTGCGGAGAGACCCCAGTTGTCTGGTGGTCCTCAGTGGATGGCGGCTCCCAGAAACCCTCGCTCCCACTGGCTGAGCTATCTGCTGAATAAGGAAGGTTGCAGGAGAAGATCAACCAGCCACCTTTGGGTACAGCACGGACTCAGTGCATCTAATAAACGCCTGTACGTATACAGACACATTCACACGCAACAGACAAGAGGCAGGAGCAAAGTCAGAGCTGCCAGACATCCCACCTTCTGCCTCgcatgcttctctgtccactgCATGGCGTTCTTGAGGAAGACTGGCTTATTGTATTTAAACTCTGAGGACTaagatggaagcagagagtcAACGGAGAGAGAAGAGATTTGTCAGCTGCAGCCGCCACGCAACCCTCCTGAAAAGTGAGTGGGACATGGGGAAAGTGGGCTGAGCACTTACGATGTCAGCCATGAGCGGGTCATCCGGGTTGGGCTCGGCCATGAGCTGCTGAACAGAAGTCAGCAGGGTTGCGATGTTGAGGGACGGTCTCCAGGCACCCtatacagacagacagatggacagcCAGGTAGCGGCTCTAAGAATGTGCTTCTCCAATCACATGAGGCTAGAGGGTGGACCTTGTCCCCGCCACTCACTTTTGGTGGCAACTTGAGAACGTCTAGACAAATCCGTCCAGCAGAGTCGATGTTGGGGTGATAGATTGGAGTCAGAAATCGGATCTGAGGAGGTTCAAATGGGTACCTTTGACAGCACAGGAGGACAGGGAAAGTTTCACTAGAATATTGCTCTGACATTATAAATAGCTGCTGACGACTAATTAGGACAGCAACCTTTGAGAGACAAACCTTTGTTCTCCTCCAATTTTTATGATGAAAATTTACAGTACTGAAAACTCTTTTACCCACCACCTGGATCAAGTCCCTAGCCCTTGAAATACTTTGGCATGATCTCCTAAGAATAAGGTCCCTCTCCTACAGAGCTGCAAAACTTTCAGTACACccatgaaaaaaatacaaaaattattccTCAGTCTCATCTACCACCCAGATTTCCTCAGTCTTGGCTGCAGTTTTATAAAGATGGATTTTGAAAAACAGGGTTCAATTCTGATTTACACACTACACCTGGTAGCTCTCTACCTGTGAGACACACACCTTGAAAAACCCCTGTGTGTCTCAGAACTGACATCCCTGGGATTACTGACCTACTTCTCTCGGGACCTGTAACAAACCTGGCCTGTGAACAGGTGTCTACAAACCACAAACTACAACCATCGCCCCCTGATGAGCATCTTAGAGCAGACCTGGATGAACAGGGGCCTTTACACAGGCAGAGGGAATGGGGCCCaccagggaggaggggacagagagCTGCTGTCACGGGGCTGTGGGGCactagtttgggaagatgaaaaagttctagagatggatggggtggggtggctggATGACAATGTGAATGCATCTGATGCCCCAAAACCATACACTTAAACAGGGTTAAAATGGTCAGTTTATGTGCGTGTTACTGCAATGGTGCGTGTGAGTTACAGTGGTGCGTCTGTGTTACCACGGTTATGTGTGTGTGACCGCAATGTTATATGTGTTACCACAATGGTATGTGGGTGTTACTGCAGTGGTaaacctggggtggggggtgggggtattAGATGTGATCTAGCCCAGTTTTAAGAGAAAGAGATTGAACTCCAAAGATATGTGCTAGAGGTCACAGGAAGTCCTGATAAGATGAGGACTAAGATCCAGGTCCTGTAAGTCCTCTGTTCAACACTATACCACCCTGCTATCTTCCAGTAACTGGTTTGGTGTGGAAATGTAAATATAATTCACACTGACCTCTCTGGAATGTGAACTTCCAGCTTGAAAACACCTTTTTCATAAGGTGTGTTGGCTCCACCTAGTAtctcttgaaagaaaaagaaaaagaggtaatTGGGTGACCTAAAGCAGCACACCGCCTGGTCCTGGCGGAGATGCTAGGTCTGGGACAGCGCTCTCAGGGTTTGACAAGCCCCATGCAAGGTACCAGCCTGCCCAAGGCTGGTGTCAACAAGGACTTCGTGGGAGATCTGGCCATAGACCACAAACACCTGCAGCTCTGCTGGGGTGGCTGGCTGTGTTCTGATCACGTGCTGCCTGGTCTGGCCTCATG
The genomic region above belongs to Odocoileus virginianus isolate 20LAN1187 ecotype Illinois chromosome 11, Ovbor_1.2, whole genome shotgun sequence and contains:
- the UBE2T gene encoding ubiquitin-conjugating enzyme E2 T, translating into MQRTSRLKRELSLLAAEPPPGITCWQNGDRMEDLRAQILGGANTPYEKGVFKLEVHIPERYPFEPPQIRFLTPIYHPNIDSAGRICLDVLKLPPKGAWRPSLNIATLLTSVQQLMAEPNPDDPLMADISSEFKYNKPVFLKNAMQWTEKHARQKVDEEGTPGSAPKAGGSEGPSTTQKRKAGQLSSGGKRFCPDV